A window of Argopecten irradians isolate NY chromosome 1, Ai_NY, whole genome shotgun sequence contains these coding sequences:
- the LOC138315701 gene encoding fap1 adhesin-like, which produces MYVHLYIIGELSALCIPEFCITPGIPEFCVINISKCCVISIPEFFVISFPEFCVLSIPEFCVINIPEFCVISIPEFCGISIPEFCVISISEFCVISIPEFCVISIPEFCVINISKCCVISIPEFFVISFPEFCVISIPEFCVINIPEFCVISIPEFCGISIPEFCVISISEFCVISIPEFCVISIREFCVISIPEFCVISIPEFCVISISEFCVISIPEFCVISISELCVINIPEFCVISIPEFCVISFQEFYVISIPEFCVISIQEFYVISIPEFCVISIPEFYVISIPEFCVISIPEFCVISIPEIYVISILESYVNKYPRILCDKYSGFLHIVDELVLRFTLNQ; this is translated from the coding sequence gctGTGTGATAAGTATCCCCGAATTCTTTGTGATAAGTTTCCCAGAATTCTGTGTTTTAAGTATCCCCGAATTCTGTGTGATAAATATCCCAGAATTTTGTGTGATAAGTATCCCAGAATTCTGTGGGATAAGTATCCCCGAATTCTGTGTGATAAGTATCTCAGAATTCTGTGTGATAAGTATCCCCGAATTCTGTGTGATAAGTATCCCCGAATTCTGTGTGATCAATATCTCAAAATGCTGTGTGATAAGTATCCCCGAATTCTTTGTGATAAGTTTCCCAGAATTCTGTGTGATAAGTATCCCCGAATTCTGTGTGATAAATATCCCAGAATTTTGTGTGATAAGTATCCCAGAATTCTGTGGGATAAGTATCCCCGAATTCTGTGTGATAAGTATCTCAGAATTCTGTGTGATAAGTATCCCCGAATTCTGTGTGATAAGTATCCGGGAATTCTGTGTGATAAGTATCCCAGAATTCTGTGTGATAAGTATCCCCGAATTCTGTGTGATAAGTATCTCAGAATTCTGTGTGATAAGTATCCCTGAATTCTGTGTGATAAGTATCTCAGAATTATGTGTGATCAATATCCCAGAATTCTGTGTGATAAGTATCCCCGAATTCTGTGTGATAAGTTTCCAAGAATTCTATGTGATAAGTATCCCAGAATTCTGTGTGATAAGTATCCAAGAATTCTATGTGATAAGTATCCCAGAATTCTGTGTGATAAGTATCCCCGAATTCTATGTGATAAGTATCCCAGAATTCTGTGTGATAAGTATCCCAGAATTCTGTGTGATAAGTATCCCAGAAATCTATGTGATAAGTATCCTAGAATCCTATGTGAATAAGTATCCCAGAATTCTGTGTGATAAATATTCGGGATTTCTGCACATTGTAGATGAGTTAGTGCTACGTTTTACATTAAATCAGTGA